From the Solanum pennellii chromosome 4, SPENNV200 genome, one window contains:
- the LOC107015805 gene encoding FRIGIDA-like protein 3: protein MAEMDLHMMISNVPSLIEQLGKALNDLESQENSSIDKDLIKDILGHFRNLEAAVVNKSLELEIREKAFKEQESDAHLLIASREADIAAREHKLWDQLQELKDAAVSAIVAARGDHLVESLEHTDAEDSKDIEVSSSLGITNALHIGSEVKSSGSAADGASGKVEPRPELTQLCEQMDAKGLLHYIIERKKKMTSISEELSVALDGATEPGRLVLASLEFFYSNDESNSQDEKGKKAIHSLRQACLVCMEAIASLLAKAKPGADHLLYPEIKQQAKAIADEWKPKLATAGTDAANQASLETEAFLQLLTTFRIASEFDEEELCKLVLAVAHNRQGPELCHSLGLAHKMPGVIEALIHSERQIDAARFIHSFELSERFPLVPLLKGYLKDLRRNAQGKGGNSGNAEELAAVKAIVQCIRDYKLEAEYPLDPLLRRVAQLEKAISNDKDRSNDKKRSSGLGKHQQFKRPRVTGGTHGSIRHPNVLSIQPQSVLIERAAANNPSRLVPSVLVERAAPAGLLDKYAYLSTSYDYQPPSQATYPQQTYEQRSYYYPADEGIATSSYSAAPLSSSYASYSGGVLPTADERINASSYGNYAGSGTPTAYQPYM, encoded by the exons ATGGCTGAAATGGATCTTCATATGATGATCAGTAACGTACCATCCCTTATTGAACAATTGGGGAAGGCATTAAATGATCTTGAATCTCAAGAAAATTCCTCCATAGATAAGGATTTAATCAAGGATATTTTAGGACACTTCCGGAATCTGGAGGCTGCAGTAGTGAACAAATCCTTGGAACTGGAAATTAGAGAGAAGGCCTTTAAGGAACAAGAATCTGATGCTCATCTGCTGATTGCTTCACGAGAGGCAGATATTGCTGCTAGGGAACATAAGTTGTGGGATCAGTTGCAAGAACTTAAAGATGCTGCGGTGTCTGCAATTGTTGCAGCACGGGGAGATCATCTAGTGGAATCTCTTGAGCATACAGATGCAGAGGACAGCAAAGACATTGAGGTAAGCAGCTCTCTTGGTATAACAAATGCACTTCATATTGGCTCAGAGGTAAAATCCTCTGGCAGTGCTGCTGATGGTGCTTCTGGCAAGGTCGAACCTCGACCAGAACTGACACAATTATGTGAGCAGATGGATGCAAAAGGGCTTCTGCATTATATtatagagagaaaaaagaaaatgacctCAATTTCTGAGGAACTCTCTGTTGCCCTTGATGGTGCAACTGAACCAGGCCGTTTGGTGCTGGCTTCACTTGAGTTCTTCTACTCTAATGATGAATCTAACTCTCAAGATGAGAAAGGCAAAAAAGCTATCCATAGCTTGCGCCAAGCCTGCCTTGTTTGTATGGAAGCGATAGCCTCCTTGTTGGCAAAGGCTAAACCAGGTGCTGATCACCTTCTGTACCCTGAAATTAAGCAGCAAGCCAAGGCCATTGCTGATGAATGGAAGCCTAAGTTGGCTACTGCAGGCACTGATGCTGCCAATCAAGCTTCGTTGGAAACTGAGGCATTTTTGCAGCTCCTTACAACTTTTAGGATTGCTTCAGAGTTTGATGAAGAAGAGCTCTGCAAGCTTGTTCTTGCAGTGGCTCACAATAGGCAGGGACCTGAGCTCTGCCATTCTCTTGGCTTAGCACACAAAATGCCAG GTGTCATTGAAGCATTGATTCATAGTGAGAGGCAGATCGATGCTGCTCGTTTTATTCATTCTTTCGAGCTGTCTGAAAGATTTCCCCTTGTTCCGCTCCTGAAAGGCTATTTGAAGGACTTGAGACGAAATGCACAAGGGAAGGGAGGTAACTCAGGGAATGCAGAG GAACTTGCAGCTGTAAAGGCAATAGTACAATGCATTCGAGATTACAAGCTTGAAGCAGAATATCCACTTGATCCGCTGCTGAGAAGGGTTGCTCAGTTGGAGAAAGCCATTTCTAATGACAAAGACAGGTCTAATGATAAGAAAAGATCGTCTGGATTAGGTAAACACCAACAGTTCAAGAGACCTCGAGTAACTGGAGGAACGCATGGATCTATCAGACATCCTAACGTTCTTAGCATACAACCCCAATCTGTTTTAATTGAGAGAGCAGCTGCTAATAACCCAAGCAGACTTGTCCCCTCTGTTCTTGTTGAGAGAGCAGCTCCTGCAGGATTGCTCGATAAGTACGCTTATCTCAGTACATCTTATGATTATCAACCTCCGAGCCAAGCCACATATCCCCAACAAACCTACGAGCAGAGATCATATTATTATCCTGCTGACGAGGGAATCGCTACAAGTTCTTATTCAGCTGCTCCCCTATCATCCAGTTATGCCAGTTATTCAGGCGGCGTATTGCCAACAGCAGATGAGAGAATTAATGCAAGTTCTTATGGCAATTATGCAGGCAGCGGAACGCCAACAGCTTATCAACCCTACATGTAG